The DNA region ATGGCCAGCACCGTGACCGCCACGGTCATCTGGTTAAGCGTCAGGTTCAGGGGCATCAGCATCCCCACCGCCACGTCCTTGCGGAACAGGCCCATCACGATGGGCCCCGCCGCCCCGGCTGGGAGGTCCATGAGGGTCCCGAGGCCGGGCCCGAGCAGCCGGGAGAGGAGGTCCATTACCCCAATGGCCTCCATCAGGTTCACTAGCAGGATGCCCCCCAGCACTAGTGGGGTGGCCTCCAGGATGAAGTCCATTACCCGAAGGCGCATCTTCACCCACAGGGCCGATGGGGAAGGGAGCCTGTAGGGGGGGATCTCCACGATGAGCTCCGGGCTGAAGCCCGGCAGGGTCTTGTGGAGGATTCGGCCGATTATGACCCAGGAGGCCAGCAGGGCCAGGTACACGGTCCCCATGTGCCAGGGGCTGTCCCCCAGGGCACCCACTATCATGGCTTGAAGGGAGGTGCAGGGCACCGCCACGGATATGAGGGTGGAGGCGATGAACCGCTCCCGCTTGGACTCCAGCACCCGGGTGGCCAGGATGCCCGGAACGTTGCATCCCAGCCCCAGCAGGGTGGGGATCACCGCGTAGCCGTGGACCCCCATCCGGTGGAGGAGGGCGTCGAAGAGCACCGCCAGCCTGGGCAGGTAGCCCACGTCCTCCAAGAGGCTCAATACCCCGTAGAAGGCGATTATGTAGGGGAGCACCATGGCGAACTCCACGTACAGGCCGGTGGTGAGTAGCCCGAAGCTGAGCTCGAAGTCGATGGCCCCGTTGAAGAGCTTGCCGATCAGGACGTCCCTGATCGGTCCCTCCCCCAGGGTGTGCGCCAGGGCCTCCAAGGGTCCCCTTAGGAGCTCGAAGGCGGGGTCGAAGACGTAGGATATGAGCCCCTCCCCCACCAGGCGCACCAGGTAGAAGCACAGCCCCAGGATGAGGATCCCTAGGATCCCCCCCGCCAAGGGGCTCACGCTCATGTCCTCCAGGGTGTCCAGCCAGGTGTGATGCCGGTGCTCCACCCGCTGGACGGAGGTCACGATGGCCCCTATCCTGCGCCACCGGTCCTCCTTGGAGGAGGGCTCGATGGGGGATCTGGCGGCCTCGTTCAGCCGGGAAAGAAGGTCCCTTATGCCCTGACCGGTGACCGCCACGGTGGGCACCACCGGGACTCCGAGGGCGGCCTCCAGGGCCCCCACATCTATGTTTATCCCCTTGTGTCTCGCCTCGTCCACCATGTTGAGCGCCACGATGGAGGGGATCCCCCGCTCCAGCACCTCAAGGGCCAGCACCAGGTTTCTCTCCAGCGCGGTGGCGTCCAGGACGATTATGGCCCTGTGGGCCCCCTCGTCCACGATGCGCCGGGCTATCTCCTCCGCCTCGTTTGTGGCGTTGAGGGTGTAGGCCCCTGGGACGTCGATGAGCCGGTAGGCCTCCCCGTCGCAGACCACGGTCCCCTCCAGGAAGCCCACGGTGGTGCCCGGGTAGTTGGAGGAGACCG from Thermanaerovibrio acidaminovorans DSM 6589 includes:
- a CDS encoding ferrous iron transporter B, with the protein product MSCHRELKEGAPEGPARRLLLIGNPNVGKSAIFSRLTGLNAVSSNYPGTTVGFLEGTVVCDGEAYRLIDVPGAYTLNATNEAEEIARRIVDEGAHRAIIVLDATALERNLVLALEVLERGIPSIVALNMVDEARHKGINIDVGALEAALGVPVVPTVAVTGQGIRDLLSRLNEAARSPIEPSSKEDRWRRIGAIVTSVQRVEHRHHTWLDTLEDMSVSPLAGGILGILILGLCFYLVRLVGEGLISYVFDPAFELLRGPLEALAHTLGEGPIRDVLIGKLFNGAIDFELSFGLLTTGLYVEFAMVLPYIIAFYGVLSLLEDVGYLPRLAVLFDALLHRMGVHGYAVIPTLLGLGCNVPGILATRVLESKRERFIASTLISVAVPCTSLQAMIVGALGDSPWHMGTVYLALLASWVIIGRILHKTLPGFSPELIVEIPPYRLPSPSALWVKMRLRVMDFILEATPLVLGGILLVNLMEAIGVMDLLSRLLGPGLGTLMDLPAGAAGPIVMGLFRKDVAVGMLMPLNLTLNQMTVAVTVLAMTFPCIATFIVLLRELGPRDTARALAIMGASAVAMGTAMNLILRALPL